The following are encoded together in the Triticum dicoccoides isolate Atlit2015 ecotype Zavitan chromosome 6B, WEW_v2.0, whole genome shotgun sequence genome:
- the LOC119323366 gene encoding formin-like protein 7: protein MALFRKFFFRKPPDGVLLITDNIYVFDHCFSLNAPEEDQFEAHTRGIAAHLLEDFHDHSFMVANFGTRSEESRLYHILSEYGMTVLDYPGHYEGCPLLTIEMVHCILKSSESWLSLGQHNLLIMHCEQGCWPILAFMLAALLLYLGQYSDEQKTLDMLYKQSSSEFLEMFSPLNPMPSQIRYLRYISMRNVMPEWPPADRALTLDCLTLRMLPDFQSQGGFCPIFRIYGPDPLMPHDQTPKVLFSTPKTSNLVRFNSQADERVNINLQCHVQGDVVIECSNLYDDLDREEMVFRIMFNTAFIRSNILMLSRDEIDMLWNAKDQFPKDFRAESL from the exons ATGGCGCTGTTCCGCAAGTTCTTCTTCAGGAAGCCGCCCGACGGGGTGCTCCTCATCACGGACAACATCTACG TTTTCGATCATTGCTTCTCCTTGAATGCACCGGAGGAGGACCAGTTCGAGGCACACACCAGGGGCATCGCAGCACATCTTCTAGAAGATTTTCATGATCACTCGTTCATGGTCGCGAATTTCGGGACACGGTCAGAAGAAAGCCGCTTATACCACATTTTGTCCGAGTATGGCATGACTGTTTTGGACTACCCGGGCCACTATGAGGGGTGTCCACTTCTCACCATCGAAATGGTGCACTGCATCTTGAAGTCCAGCGAAAGCTGGCTCTCTCTGGGCCAGCATAACTTGCTCATAATGCACTGCGAACAAGGGTGCTGGCCTATCCTGGCTTTCATGCTAGCTGCTCTCTTGTTGTACCTGGGGCAGTATTCAGATGAGCAGAAAACACTGGATATGCTCTACAAACAATCATCTTCGGAGTTCTTGGAGATGTTTTCACCTCTAAATCCCATGCCTTCTCAAATTAGATACTTGCGGTATATTTCGATGAGGAATGTCATGCCTGAGTGGCCTCCCGCTGATAGAGCCCTCACACTGGATTGTCTGACTTTGAGGATGCTTCCTGATTTCCAAAGTCAAGGTGGTTTTTGTCCGATATTCAGGATATATGGTCCAGATCCACTCATGCCTCATGATCAGACTCCCAAAGTTCTTTTTTCAACCCCCAAAACAAGTAATCTTGTCCGTTTTAATTCACAG GCAGATGAACGGGTGAACATAAACCTTCAATGTCATGTCCAAGGTGATGTTGTCATAGAGTGTAGCAACTTGTATGATGATCTAGATCGCGAGGAGATGGTATTCCGGATCATGTTCAACACGGCTTTCATCAGGTCAAACATCTTGATGCTCAGCCGTGATGAAATAGACATGCTATGGAATGCAAAAGATCAATTCCCTAAAGATTTTCGAGCTGAG AGCCTTTGA